A stretch of DNA from Lotus japonicus ecotype B-129 chromosome 4, LjGifu_v1.2:
GTGTGTGATTTTCTTTGAATTTTGAAGTGAATTGCTTAACTAGTTATTGCATTTTCATTTCAGTTTCTTTCAGTGTAATGATTTTGCTGCTTCTTTGGTTTCTGCAGAATCTGATGGAAGCAATTCATCTAGCAGTGAGGAGGAGCCCGAGGACGAGTACGTCAAACTGAATCGTTGTTTCACATTTACTCTGTCGTTTTCTTTGAGAATTTGCCGTTTTGtgtttatttgtgtttttgtttttgtttgatcGATCATGCAGATGCTTGAATTTTGAATTGCATGTggatttttgaatttttgattCTGCGCTGGGgtgatttgtttttgtttctgcGATTTTCGTGTGTGTCATTAAGGTTTTCGCTTATTTACAAGTGCTGCATTTTGTGGTTGTGGATGGTTTTTGCTTGCTTTGGTGGCTTTAGCATGAGGGCTTATATCAATCTGCATGCTGTTGGTTGGATTAATCTTTTGTTTTGCTACTTTTACCCCTTTGTCAAATCTCGATTGGGGTTGCTGGGGAAGGATTGTATTGTAACTGATTGCGATATGTTTTCCATGTTTGAAATTTTTCGTGttgataaattttaattttgtttttcttaagATTGATCTGAGATTACAGGACAAACGATTGAATTTGCTCCACCTGAGAAAGATGTGATATGGATATGTTCTCATTTATTGTTATCTTGTGATGTAACTTGAAATTGTTTATATTTCCCCTTCTCCTTGATTTGATTTTGTACAAGGTATGTATATGTCAGAATTTAGCAAAGTCCTCACTTTTTCATTCCTAGGATGACTCGTTTTTATTGAATCAAATAACTTAAGATGATGATCTGTATTTGTTTTAAGACCTGCCGCTGTCTTAGCATAAAATATTATGGCAAGGACTTGGGAGCTTGGTGTTTGCGATTTTCCATCTCCGTAAAATATTATATTCTAGCATATGCTAATACCTCTATTGGTTTTTATTTACAGATATATGCTTTTAGACTTGTCAGATCTACACCAGCAATTTCAATGTGCTATCTGCCTAGGTATGTAATTTATAACTAACTCTAGATTGCTTAATCTGTTGCTGCAATTGTGGATAGTTTTGCTGATTTTATTTTCTAGTAAAAAGGTAACAATCAATCGGTTAAGGGGACCTAAACCGGCTTATTATATCACTTAATTGTGAAAATCACTTGATTAGCATTATGAATATGGATTGGGTCATCATTAACATATTTTCCAGGTGTGAATATCTAACACTATATCTCATTCTTTAAAGTCTATGAGACTATGACAATgcttttttgttttggtaatataAATGTTAGAATGAGTCCGAGGTTGTCCCATTATAAGGTCAAGGCATGCCAAGGGTATACTCTTTACTAATTGTGCTATCTAAGAAAGTCAGGGCAGATCTAGCTTCCATTAATGTATACTAGTTATGGTTATTTCATTAGGTACTTATGTTGAACTTGTTCATTAATTCAGATTGATTATTGATTACAAAGTAATGATTGCTTGAAATGGACACAAAAGTTGTATTATGCAATTGATGTTTAAATGAAATCAGATCACTGACTTATTTATAATGCTTAGTATTTTTAAAATACAAGGTTTGTGCAGAAGTACTGGATTAAATGGTTGTTTGATTCTTTCACCAAAACTATTCATTGTATGTGTAGGCATCATTCGAAAGACAAGAACTGTAATGGAATGCCTGCATCGCTTTTGCAAAGACTGCATTGACAAATCCATGCGCCTAGGGTTTGTCCTCAAACTACCACTATCTATATAATCATCTATTTGTAATTGGGATGGTCTGGGTTTATTTGGTGTAAAcctttactatttttttttcttttcattttatgCTTAGTCTGGACTGGTTTTATTGCAGTAACAATGAATGCCCAACTTGCCGTACACATTGTCCTAGCCGACGCTCACTGAGAGATGACCCAAACTTTGATGCCTTGATTGCTGCTGTGTATCCAGATCTTGAAGAGTATGAGCAAGAGGTAAGATGGACATATTACATCATAGACTGAAAGTTTTATTCTGTATAAATGAAAAACATTAACACGGTTCTGGCCTATACAGGAATTGGCGTTGCATGAAGATGAAATGACTCACAACAAGAAGGTGAGACTTCATGCAAACATATTTCAAATATGGATGTTCAATAAAGAAGAATTCTCATGATTGTTTCTATTGCATTACAAAAAGTCCACACATAGAGTAGGGTGCTTGTTTTGCCTCTAGTGTTTCtgttgagaagtcccacattacattgactagagatatagcCAAATAAGCCTTTATATAGGGTAGTGCAATCCTCACCATGAAGCTAGcctttggggtagagttaggcctaacccaaaTTTTAATATGGCATCAAGCCTATCCTAAATCCAGTTGTTAGAGACCACTTATATATGGGTCACGCGCAGATGTTCATTCCTGCAAATTCCACATTCCAAATGGCCCTGGGTGTGAGGGGTATGTTGAGAAGtcccaaattctaatagttTCAATAAGCCGCATTATAGTACACGCAGAGGGAAGTAGCCTATGGTGTATAAACTTCAAGAAAATAGTCTAATCCCAGTGCTCCTTATTTATTTGTGCTGTAGTTTTCAGTTTGCACCAGTCATAACTATTCAAAAGGATTAAATGCTTTTGTATAGTGGAAAAACTTTTGCTATGGTGTGAATGTATGATCAATACTAACCAATGAAGTTATTGATTATTCTGTACTGTTGTTTCTTAACTGCAAGACTTTTACTTTGGCATATTAATTACTcaatttttatcttttgtaaGAAGATCCAAGCTTCCATTGCCCAGACTCTGAAACGGCAAACAGAAGCATTGGGTAAGAAACGGAAGAGGAGTCGGAGAAACTCCAGAAATGCTGATGACCTTCCTGAATCCAATGACAATGAGAATATGAATGATAGTGATGTGGGAAAGGACTCATCTTCTGTTGATGAGCGGACAGAAACTGAGCCAAGAACATGCAACACTTTTGGAGAACAAGAATCACAATTTCCTCAGAATTCTGCTTCTACTGATCCAGATGGAGCTGGTGGTGAAAATATTCAAGAAGTGAGTATAGAAATCAGTGCATCTAGTACACCTGCCTGGGGAACAAATGCTCCACAGAGTCACCCTCGAGTCGGGGGTAAGAGTCCCAGAAGCAGTCGCCTCGCCAGTTTGGTTGATCATCTTGGAAACTCGTCTGGAAATAATGACGAGGAGGTAAATCATTTCTCTCCGGGtagtgatttttttaaataccacTGGACTTCAGATTATCATAACTTCTGGCTTTTAAGATTGCTCAACCTTTTTGAGAATTGAAATCCTGTACTTACATTTAGTTCCAGATTCCAGGTTCATAAGCAAAGTTGCTAAGTTCACGTTTTTATAATTTTGTATTCTTCTGCTGTTATTATTCTTTGCTTGAGCCCTTGTTCTAAACATTTGGCCCATGTTATTTCAGGTGTCTGTCTTTCTCAAGCTTGACTCTTTGGATGAGCAAACAGTGCCAAGTTTGGAGAAGCCATACCTTGTATGCAAGAACCCTTCCATGTCAGTCAAGATGCTGTGCGaggttactctctctctctctctcttaagaCAATTTCATGTAGTCTATTTCTGATACAACTTGAACTGTTTTTCCGTCTACAGCATGTTGCGCTTAAAACTGGGCTGCAGGTGGATGAAGTTGAATTATGGTTGGTATCGCAGCCAGAAAACAGCATTTTGGAGGGTGAAAGAACTGCTGATGCAGCCAAGGATAACTTGCGTCTTCTAGGAGATGAAGAAATTTTGGCTGAACTGATCAGTAGTGGTGCTGATGTGACTGTCTGTGGTCATCTGGTAAGTCCTGAGAAAGTGTCATTTATTTTCCTCTTGGCATTGTTACTGTGCTAGCCTTCACTCTCTTGTtatctcactttttttttttaattcacagGTCATCGCTTACAGGAGGAAGTCACTGAACCCTTCTGTGGATAGTCCATAAATTTTACAGAACGCAGTCAACTGAGTCCTTTGTTTCCTGCTCAAATAGTTATAGTATTTCTTTTAATGCATCCCCATCACAGAAATGGGGGTTGAACCCTTTTTGTTTAGCGCACAGGAAATAAATTAGAACCGCAGACAAACTTCAAGTTTCTTCATATTGTTACAAATACTTTGGGTGAAGCTTTTATATACCTCATGAACTTGTGTTTAGTAATCTTTTAAGGTTGCTGTGACTTTGTTTTCATTACAAATCTGGTATTATATACTTTAGATCAAATTTTGAATTGAGCTCACATTACATCGATTATATAAAACAAATTTGAACCTGTGTGTTTAACCATGCTACGAATGAAATGGCTTTGGGTATGGTAAATAGATTGATTGTCTCTTCTACGTTCTATGTCTTTgttcttttttcctttattttctctGGCTTCGGGTGAtggagtaatttttttttgttgaactcTGTGGTACCTAGAAATTTTTTCAGTCGTGGGGTACCTCGTGTAGTATTTTaagtacaatttttttattttgttgaattTTAACATGTTATTCTTAAGTTTGTTTATGTTATTCAATGCTCGATTTGAAAACTAGAATTTTAAGTTTAACTTGTAACTCTGAGAGATCATATAAGTTCATTTTTTGTCATGATCATCTTCCTCCATGCTCCATCCATGTTAAACCTTGCAAATCttccttcatcatcttcctctaagttcaaattgtatttttttctattaattatAGCATTTTAGGTACCACACCTTAATGTGCCTTCAGGTACCATAGCAAGCACCAATACTTTTGGGTTGAATATGTTTCTAGTCCCTGTAAAATATTGTCAAGCTAGTATTCGTCTCTGCAATTTGTTTTTCATTGATGTCTTACCTGTGACCTAGACCATCTTTTGTGCAGTAATCAGCTCACATGGTGAGTTTATTAATCTTAGTCAGATAAAGGGATGTCCACGTTTCATCGGTTttgattctttaaaaaaaaaaatcatcaattttggatcattttcttcctcttcctttttCCCAAACCCTGACACCACTTTTTGCGGAAGTGACCATGGCTCCACCACCACTAATGACTACAACAACCACCACTTTACTTTCTCCTCTGCTTTTGCAAATCTCTCAACAAAACCCCTTCTTCACCTTCAACTATCTCATCTGTCAGGTGCAAACAATTTTGATTTACACGATATGAatgattgatttttgtgttcTTCTCCTACTAAAGTTGGTTCAAAATCCTAAAGGTTTAGAAGTAAAAGGCCAAGAAATCAGAAAATATTGTGTTCAAGTTTTAACTGTCATTTGCTCTAATACAAGGAAAGCTAAGCCTTGGACATggatttttctattttcttgcACTTAAACTTAGAGCCCTATCTGATTTTAGACCAACTTGATTAGGAGAATGCAAAAATTGATAATTCTTATCATGTTCAACCAAAACTACTGAAGATGATCGCTCCCGACGGATGAGGAGGCGAAGAATGAAGAGTTTTTACTAAGTTTTTTATCTAACAATTTTCGTTCTCCTATTCTTCAATCTAGTGGCTATaacatttagttttgtctctttatttaatttttctccTGTAATCAAAAAAATCTACTGGCCATAAAATATGCGAATGTTCGATTAATATTGAGTCCCTAGATTTATACTCTACTAGGATTTTAGCCCGtttccgtgcaatgcacggacgagcagttctacaatttaataaaattattttttcatcttATTAAGATGAACATATTCCTTCAATTATAATACCATTGGAATTTCTTATTTAATATATCCCCGCTGTTTATAGGACCTATAAAAACGTTTAGGTTAAGAAAACATAATCTTAAGTCGGTCAATAACATTTCGTGtataatttctatattttactTATTAATTGGTTCATGCGATAGTAAACGTTTCTATGATATACAAAAACAACCAATTTtatgattaaatatatttaaatatattatttattaacattaataaatcaaatcacatatgtATATTTTGTAATCTTCTGATATATAACATTAATATTCTTAAGGTACAACACTATCTTcaaccaaaacaaaaaattaaacacatctaaattttaaaaaaaatcaattgtagatTCTTTGAAAAACCTCCTTataaacaatattttttgttacatctCGTTGCATAACATCCTCATTGCATATTAGAATCTTCAGACCAGATTTCGTCTTCACACGAGAAACAACAACATACAATTGGCCATGTGAAAACACTGGAGTTGGTAAATAAACACCAACATTTGACAGTGTTTGGTCTTGGCTCTTATTAATAGTCATAGCAAATGACAAAATAAGAGGAAATTGTCTTCTTTGGAACCTAATTGGCATAGCCTGATCAGTTGGCATCAAGTCCATCCTACCAATGAAAGTCTGCTTACCAGCATGTGTTCCTGTTACAACAATACATCCAACAACATTTGGACGAAGATGGGTAACAATAAGCCTAGTTCCATTGCACAATCCAGTGGAAATATCTAGATTTCGCATGAGCATCACAGGAGAACCCATCTTCAAAACCAACTTATGGTCCGGAATACCAGAGCACTTGATATCATTAAGGAATTCAGTTGTAACCCATCCAGCATCAATACCAGCCTCTTCATGAACACCCCATATTGAATCTGAGCTTAAATATGTCATCTCATGAACAGGAAACAAAGATAACACATATTTATTAACAATATCAACTGCATCCAATGTTGGAGCAAGTATAGCCTTATCTTGAAAATAAGCAGCACATCCAATATTCTGAAGAATATTAGGATACATAGTCTGAACAATATCACAAACAGGATCAGAAGATTGTTGAATCAATGTTTCTTCTGGCACTTTTATCATAGACTCACCATCATTATAGGCTCCTAAATTTCCATCTCCAACATCTAATACCCATTTCGCAAATGATTTGACCTCCTCAATCTCATGATCACTCAAGTTGCCAAGCAAACGCATGTTTTCAGTCAATGAAAGGACCCTACAAAATCTCCACAATCTAGATGAGTTAATGGTAGACATCACAATCTCAGCTCTAGTACCCTTAGGAATAACTGGTAGAATCTGTCTAAAATCACCACCTAGAACAACAATTTTCCCACCAAATGGTTGATCAAAACTATCAGGGGCAAAGTTTCTCATTATATCTCTCAAGGCTTTATCTAGTGCTTCAAACGCATATCTACTAACCATTGGTGCTTCATCCCAAATAATCAAACTTGTTAACTGAAGTAACTCAGCTTTGGGACTACCTTGAACAATCCCACAACATGAATCTTCATTAACATTAAGTGGGATGCAAAACAAAGAATGTGCAGTTCGACCACCAGGGAGTAAAAGCGAAGCTATACCACTTGAAGCAAcattcaatataatttttttctccgATCGTAGCCTATAAGTTAATGTTTTCCACAAAAATGTTTTGCCAGTTCCACCATGTCCATTAACAAAGAAAAAACCCCCTTTATCTTGATTAACAACATCAATAATCTCATGGTATACCTTGGATTGCCCACTATTCATCTTATTAAAAAATTCAACATGCAGCCTCTTCATCTCATCAATATCATAGTTAAGCTCATTGAATAGTAGAACATTACCATACTGATTCAGAATACTGGGGTCAACATGAGGCATATTAGGAATATCTTTCAATGATCTACCATTTATCATCAAAACTTTCTCTATCTCCACTAAGCACAATTCTTTCAATCGTTCTTCATCAATATTCAATTCTGCATAatcattaaaataaatataaataaataataggtAATACTCCATAAGGATAATTATATTTCAGGTAATATGAATGTATACCTTTATTATTGTGCTTCCTTCTAAGGTCATAAAGGATTCCATCAACCAATACATGCCAAGTTTCCGTCCATACTTTGACAGGAT
This window harbors:
- the LOC130714197 gene encoding putative E3 ubiquitin-protein ligase RING1a, which encodes METEKRSHDAPHEEDADADADALTMIMDNYNGGSEPESDGSNSSSSEEEPEDEYMLLDLSDLHQQFQCAICLGIIRKTRTVMECLHRFCKDCIDKSMRLGNNECPTCRTHCPSRRSLRDDPNFDALIAAVYPDLEEYEQEELALHEDEMTHNKKIQASIAQTLKRQTEALGKKRKRSRRNSRNADDLPESNDNENMNDSDVGKDSSSVDERTETEPRTCNTFGEQESQFPQNSASTDPDGAGGENIQEVSIEISASSTPAWGTNAPQSHPRVGGKSPRSSRLASLVDHLGNSSGNNDEEVSVFLKLDSLDEQTVPSLEKPYLVCKNPSMSVKMLCEHVALKTGLQVDEVELWLVSQPENSILEGERTADAAKDNLRLLGDEEILAELISSGADVTVCGHLVIAYRRKSLNPSVDSP